Proteins encoded within one genomic window of Couchioplanes caeruleus:
- a CDS encoding type II secretion system F family protein — protein sequence MNALPLLLGVGCAAGITLIADGLRRRAPGPAPARRTPISAADRNRLLLGAAAGFGVAAATRWPVAAVLTTAAVWTLAKVLGPDREHAISVARIEAVATWTELLRDTLSSAAGLEQSIAATAKVAPAPIRHQVQALAGAVRGGVRLQDALRAFAADLNDPTADLVVRALAQAAGYHGGQLAECLTSLAATAREQAQIRLRVATKRASTRTAARVIAGTALVMIAVLVVFHQGFLARYATVTGQMVLLLVGGLFGFGFWWLAKASKMPQPPRILAEPDASVRAGSLTAPAVNLRAGAVTAPADSVAAVSR from the coding sequence ATGAACGCCCTACCGCTGCTGCTCGGCGTCGGCTGCGCAGCCGGGATCACCCTGATCGCCGACGGTCTGCGCCGCCGCGCACCCGGCCCAGCCCCGGCCCGCCGCACCCCGATATCGGCGGCCGACCGCAACCGGCTGCTGCTCGGCGCCGCCGCCGGGTTCGGTGTCGCCGCCGCCACCCGGTGGCCGGTCGCCGCGGTGCTGACCACCGCCGCCGTGTGGACCCTGGCCAAGGTCCTCGGACCCGACCGAGAGCACGCGATCTCGGTGGCCCGCATCGAAGCGGTCGCGACGTGGACGGAGCTGCTGCGCGACACCCTGTCCTCGGCCGCCGGGCTGGAGCAGTCCATCGCCGCCACCGCCAAGGTCGCCCCCGCACCGATCCGCCACCAGGTCCAGGCCCTCGCCGGCGCGGTCCGCGGCGGCGTGCGCCTGCAGGACGCGCTGCGCGCGTTCGCCGCCGACCTCAACGACCCCACCGCCGACCTCGTCGTCCGCGCCCTGGCGCAGGCGGCCGGCTACCACGGCGGGCAGCTCGCCGAGTGCCTCACCAGCCTGGCCGCCACAGCCCGCGAGCAGGCCCAGATCCGGCTGCGGGTGGCCACCAAACGCGCCTCGACCCGCACCGCGGCCCGGGTCATCGCCGGCACCGCCCTGGTGATGATCGCCGTGCTGGTCGTGTTCCACCAGGGCTTCCTCGCCCGGTATGCCACGGTGACCGGGCAGATGGTGCTGCTGTTGGTCGGCGGCCTGTTCGGGTTTGGTTTCTGGTGGCTGGCGAAGGCGTCCAAGATGCCACAACCGCCACGCATCCTCGCCGAGCCTGACGCCTCCGTGCGGGCAGGTTCCCTGACCGCGCCCGCGGTCAACCTGCGTGCAGGCGCCGTCACGGCACCAGCCGACAGCGTCGCGGCGGTGTCCCGATGA
- a CDS encoding DUF2306 domain-containing protein, with the protein MSPLIAAHAFGASLALLLGAYNLRRAVKGDSLHRRAGMVWTCAMYWTVLSSFAIRELRPGHLSWIHGLSVFTFVTLSVGLWAGYTGHGRVHGRMMAGSYFGLVGAFIGAVAVPQRAVPQMVLHQPLILVAAVAVCLVVAVAIVRWARTGPRRRRTMPRQKSRVEAVIHATATNSAGNQP; encoded by the coding sequence GTGTCTCCGCTTATCGCTGCGCATGCCTTCGGGGCCTCGCTGGCCCTGCTACTGGGTGCCTACAACCTTCGCCGCGCGGTCAAGGGTGATTCCCTGCACCGCCGAGCAGGAATGGTGTGGACATGCGCGATGTACTGGACGGTGTTGAGTTCTTTCGCCATCCGTGAGCTACGGCCAGGACATCTGAGCTGGATTCATGGGCTTTCGGTGTTCACCTTTGTGACCTTGTCCGTCGGGCTGTGGGCGGGATACACGGGCCATGGACGTGTGCACGGTCGCATGATGGCGGGGTCCTACTTCGGGCTGGTGGGTGCCTTCATCGGCGCGGTGGCAGTGCCGCAACGCGCCGTTCCGCAAATGGTGCTGCACCAGCCGCTGATCCTGGTCGCTGCGGTGGCCGTCTGTCTGGTAGTTGCCGTCGCTATCGTCCGGTGGGCCCGGACAGGACCAAGGCGCCGCCGCACAATGCCGCGGCAGAAGTCCCGTGTCGAGGCGGTCATCCATGCCACAGCGACCAACTCGGCCGGCAACCAGCCCTGA
- a CDS encoding type II secretion system F family protein → MLAGLLLPPIALTVLDSGGAALGQSAPLWMSLLGAAGGWWLAEHTVHAEAQRRREELRHALSAVLDLVVVALAGGAGLEQAIDDACADTNGWAAHRLNRAVTTARVLRIAPWQALGDLGDETGGEPRRPRLGQVAPWRTPAV, encoded by the coding sequence ATGCTGGCCGGCCTGCTGCTGCCGCCGATCGCGTTGACCGTGCTGGATTCCGGCGGCGCCGCGTTGGGCCAGAGCGCGCCGTTGTGGATGTCGCTGCTCGGCGCGGCGGGCGGCTGGTGGCTGGCCGAGCACACCGTGCACGCCGAAGCGCAGCGCCGCCGCGAGGAACTGCGCCACGCCCTGTCCGCGGTCCTCGACCTCGTCGTCGTGGCGCTGGCCGGCGGTGCCGGTCTGGAACAGGCCATCGACGACGCCTGCGCCGACACCAACGGCTGGGCCGCGCACCGCCTCAACCGGGCCGTCACCACCGCCCGCGTCCTGCGCATCGCCCCGTGGCAGGCCCTGGGCGACCTCGGCGACGAAACCGGCGGGGAACCCAGGCGCCCGCGACTCGGGCAGGTAGCCCCATGGAGAACGCCCGCTGTGTAA
- a CDS encoding SulP family inorganic anion transporter, which yields MFGGSNLQVSGPTGAMTVVLVPVIAKFGASGVLMVGVMAGIVLIGLALARLGRYVRYLPTPVIEGFTAGIAVVIALQQVPAALGVTGAHGEKVWAVAADAAARFAADPHPAPIAVALGVAAVMLLGARWRPGLPFSLIAVAAATGLAQLAPLSLGRIGALPVGLPTPSLDFLSLHAVGALVPSALAVAALAALESLLSATVADAMSVNEQHDPDRELFGQGLANLVTPVFGGIPATAAIARTAVNVRAGAGSKLAALTHAIALAVIVLVAAPLVGRIPLAALAGVLLATTVRMVEASALLALARSGRGDALVLALTFTVTVAMDLVTAVAVGLGVAVVLALRAVARTARLQQVPLEAGDHSAEEHQLLAEHIVAYRLDGPLFFAAAHHFLLELTEVADVRVIILRMSRVSTIDATGAHVLGHAITRLQRRGITVLLSGIAPDHEQVLSTLGVAEQLRRDGRVFPDTPTAIKYARTHLVHTLPRPHDPAGAFRSPRTTPSLDASPRTHGEQPCEYS from the coding sequence ATCTTCGGCGGGTCGAACCTGCAGGTGTCCGGGCCGACCGGGGCGATGACCGTGGTGCTGGTGCCGGTGATCGCCAAGTTCGGCGCGAGCGGGGTGCTGATGGTCGGCGTCATGGCCGGGATCGTTCTGATCGGCTTGGCGCTGGCCCGCCTCGGCCGTTACGTGCGCTATCTGCCGACCCCGGTGATCGAGGGCTTCACCGCCGGCATCGCCGTGGTGATCGCCCTGCAGCAGGTGCCGGCCGCGCTCGGGGTCACCGGCGCGCACGGTGAGAAGGTGTGGGCGGTGGCCGCCGACGCCGCCGCCCGGTTCGCCGCCGATCCGCATCCTGCCCCGATCGCGGTCGCGCTGGGTGTGGCCGCGGTGATGCTGCTCGGCGCCCGGTGGCGCCCGGGCCTGCCGTTTTCCCTGATCGCGGTGGCGGCCGCCACGGGTCTCGCCCAGCTGGCGCCCCTGTCGCTAGGCCGCATCGGCGCTTTGCCGGTCGGGTTGCCCACCCCGTCATTGGATTTCCTCAGCCTGCACGCCGTCGGCGCGCTGGTGCCCTCGGCGCTGGCCGTCGCGGCCCTGGCCGCGCTGGAGAGCCTGCTGTCGGCCACCGTGGCCGACGCGATGAGCGTCAACGAGCAGCACGACCCGGACCGCGAGCTGTTCGGACAGGGCCTGGCAAATTTGGTCACGCCGGTGTTCGGCGGGATCCCCGCCACGGCGGCGATCGCCCGCACCGCGGTCAACGTGCGAGCTGGCGCCGGCTCGAAACTGGCCGCCCTGACCCATGCGATCGCCCTGGCCGTGATCGTGCTGGTGGCCGCGCCGCTGGTCGGGCGGATCCCCCTCGCGGCGCTGGCCGGGGTGCTGCTGGCCACCACCGTGCGCATGGTCGAGGCCAGCGCCCTGCTCGCCCTGGCGCGCTCGGGCCGCGGCGATGCCCTGGTCCTCGCGCTGACGTTCACCGTGACGGTCGCGATGGACCTGGTCACCGCGGTCGCCGTCGGCCTGGGCGTGGCCGTCGTCCTCGCCCTGCGCGCCGTCGCCCGCACCGCCCGGCTGCAGCAGGTGCCGCTGGAAGCGGGCGACCACTCCGCCGAGGAACACCAGTTGCTCGCCGAACACATCGTGGCGTACCGCCTCGACGGGCCGCTGTTCTTCGCCGCCGCCCACCACTTCCTGCTGGAGCTGACCGAGGTCGCCGACGTGCGGGTGATCATCCTGCGCATGTCACGCGTGTCGACCATCGACGCGACCGGCGCGCATGTGCTCGGTCACGCCATCACCCGGCTGCAACGACGCGGCATCACCGTGCTGCTGTCCGGCATCGCCCCCGACCACGAACAGGTCCTGAGCACCCTCGGCGTCGCCGAGCAGCTGCGCCGCGACGGACGGGTCTTCCCCGACACCCCCACCGCGATCAAGTACGCGCGGACACACCTGGTGCACACCCTGCCCCGTCCGCATGACCCCGCCGGCGCCTTCCGCAGCCCGCGTACCACCCCGTCCCTCGACGCGTCCCCCCGAACCCACGGAGAACAGCCATGCGAGTACTCATGA
- a CDS encoding helix-turn-helix domain-containing protein, whose protein sequence is MKWNLRLAAAQRGIWKASELQRMLAERGLSISAGKMSGLWSGQPASIKLDDLDVICAVLGCGVADVLIPEPDKVTRPVVEQATQQAAVGATIVVAPRRRDGRSLPPA, encoded by the coding sequence GTGAAATGGAACCTGCGGCTGGCAGCCGCTCAACGCGGCATATGGAAGGCCAGCGAACTGCAGCGCATGCTCGCCGAACGAGGCCTGAGCATCTCCGCCGGGAAGATGTCCGGACTGTGGTCCGGGCAGCCGGCCAGCATCAAGCTCGACGACCTCGACGTAATCTGCGCCGTCCTCGGTTGCGGCGTGGCCGATGTGCTTATCCCGGAGCCGGACAAGGTCACCCGGCCCGTGGTGGAGCAGGCAACGCAGCAGGCCGCGGTCGGGGCCACGATCGTGGTGGCGCCGCGGCGCCGGGACGGACGCTCACTGCCACCGGCATGA
- a CDS encoding class I SAM-dependent methyltransferase: MALIAYDEADAAAFEQTRHLREEDLATWRAAIGRYFDPQPGMRLLDVGCGTGSWTRAFRIWWPELDVVAVEPSAAMRERAVIQPVLPGAADDIPAADASLDGIWISTVIHHIADLQAAAREIRRVLKPGAPVLIRSAFAGQHEAISLFRWFPEAVEVLESYPSIAGVEAAFATAGFTTAGCESVPQVSAASVAEAAAGLRREAHTPLQLISDEAYAAGVARLNEAARTQSGAVVDALDLLVLR; this comes from the coding sequence ATGGCGCTTATTGCGTACGACGAAGCCGACGCCGCCGCGTTCGAGCAGACCCGTCATCTGCGGGAGGAAGATTTAGCTACCTGGCGCGCGGCGATCGGCCGCTACTTCGACCCCCAGCCGGGGATGCGTCTGCTCGACGTGGGATGTGGCACCGGCAGTTGGACACGGGCGTTCCGCATCTGGTGGCCGGAACTCGACGTCGTGGCGGTGGAGCCCTCTGCGGCGATGCGCGAGCGCGCGGTGATCCAGCCGGTCTTGCCGGGTGCCGCCGACGACATCCCCGCTGCGGACGCGAGCCTCGACGGGATTTGGATCTCCACCGTTATCCATCACATTGCCGACCTGCAGGCGGCGGCTAGGGAGATCCGGCGGGTGCTGAAACCGGGCGCCCCGGTACTGATCCGATCTGCGTTCGCCGGCCAGCACGAGGCCATCAGCCTGTTCCGCTGGTTCCCGGAAGCCGTCGAGGTGCTCGAAAGCTATCCGAGCATTGCCGGTGTCGAGGCTGCGTTCGCCACCGCCGGTTTCACCACCGCGGGCTGTGAATCCGTTCCACAGGTCTCTGCCGCCTCGGTGGCCGAGGCCGCCGCCGGGCTCCGGCGCGAGGCACACACTCCGCTGCAGCTGATCAGCGACGAGGCGTACGCGGCAGGCGTCGCCAGGTTGAACGAGGCCGCCCGTACGCAGTCTGGCGCGGTCGTGGACGCCCTCGATCTGCTGGTGCTGCGGTGA
- a CDS encoding ArsR/SmtB family transcription factor has product MSVPLYQAKAELFRTLGHPVRIRVLELLQDGPKPVRDLLLEIEVEASNLSQQLAVLRRAGLVESSREGASVMYALSTPDVADLLAAGRRILGSVLADRGGLLVQMQADGRER; this is encoded by the coding sequence GTGTCGGTGCCGTTGTATCAGGCGAAGGCGGAGTTGTTCCGCACGTTGGGCCATCCTGTGCGGATTCGGGTGCTGGAGTTGTTGCAGGACGGCCCGAAGCCGGTGCGTGATCTGCTGCTGGAGATCGAGGTGGAGGCGTCGAACCTGTCGCAGCAGCTGGCGGTATTACGCCGGGCGGGGCTGGTGGAGTCCAGCCGTGAGGGCGCATCGGTGATGTATGCGTTGAGCACGCCGGACGTGGCGGACTTGTTGGCCGCCGGCCGTCGCATCCTCGGGTCGGTGTTGGCCGACCGGGGCGGGTTGTTGGTGCAGATGCAGGCCGACGGACGTGAACGGTGA
- a CDS encoding tyrosine-type recombinase/integrase, with protein MKARWLGLALAVVRDLRQARRPATADEIAAFETDVLAGFVLARSAAGLSDDTIRGDVGHLDQVRTWFGRPLWEMEPADADAYFGKVLRDAAKGTRLGRAQALRTYFLFLELRHKVEIHELTGRVVECPIDEMNRPRGAGKARLRIPPSAEQVEQLLFAGWRAELATCRKFAPTARNYTAARLMAEVGLRVNELRSLDLADVKWDLGRFGKLHVRKGKGARGSGPRERMVPLINNAGATLRWFIEDVWGHFDDDHTRPGAPLFPSERRCADGSAARVGDDAVRTSLAVAARIHLPEWPEALTPHVLRHYCASQLYAGGMDLIAIQEVLGHAWIATTLHYVHVHRTHVEDAWVAGQQRAAERLKGLVTP; from the coding sequence GTGAAGGCGAGGTGGCTCGGGTTGGCCCTGGCGGTGGTGCGGGACCTGCGTCAGGCACGGCGACCCGCGACAGCCGACGAGATCGCGGCTTTCGAGACCGACGTGCTGGCCGGGTTCGTGCTGGCCCGGTCCGCGGCCGGGCTGTCCGACGACACGATCCGCGGCGATGTCGGCCATCTCGACCAGGTGCGTACCTGGTTCGGTCGTCCGCTGTGGGAGATGGAACCGGCCGACGCCGATGCCTACTTCGGCAAGGTGCTACGTGACGCGGCGAAGGGCACGCGGCTCGGGCGGGCGCAGGCGCTCAGAACGTACTTCCTGTTCCTGGAGCTGCGGCACAAGGTCGAGATTCACGAGCTGACCGGCCGGGTGGTCGAGTGCCCGATCGACGAGATGAACCGGCCCCGCGGTGCCGGCAAGGCCAGGCTGCGGATCCCGCCGTCGGCCGAGCAGGTCGAGCAGCTGCTGTTCGCCGGGTGGCGGGCCGAGCTGGCCACCTGCCGTAAGTTCGCGCCGACCGCGCGGAACTACACCGCGGCGCGGCTGATGGCCGAGGTCGGGCTGCGGGTCAACGAGCTGCGCAGCCTCGATCTGGCCGACGTGAAGTGGGACCTGGGTCGGTTCGGCAAGCTGCACGTGCGCAAGGGCAAAGGTGCCCGGGGCTCCGGCCCGCGGGAACGGATGGTCCCGCTGATCAACAACGCCGGAGCGACGCTGCGCTGGTTCATCGAGGACGTGTGGGGCCACTTCGACGACGACCACACCCGGCCCGGCGCCCCACTGTTTCCCTCCGAACGCCGGTGCGCTGACGGCAGCGCCGCCCGCGTCGGTGACGACGCGGTGCGCACCTCGCTCGCCGTGGCCGCGCGCATCCACCTACCGGAGTGGCCCGAGGCGCTGACGCCTCACGTGTTGCGGCACTACTGCGCCAGCCAGCTGTATGCCGGCGGGATGGACCTGATCGCGATCCAGGAGGTCCTCGGACATGCCTGGATCGCCACCACCTTGCATTACGTCCATGTCCACCGCACCCATGTGGAGGACGCCTGGGTGGCCGGGCAGCAACGGGCGGCCGAACGGCTGAAGGGACTGGTGACGCCGTGA
- a CDS encoding adenylate kinase yields the protein MRVLMIGPPGCGKGTQSVRIAGHYGIEHISSGDLLRRHVAERTTIGRTVEQCMQRGDLVPDHIVMDILRKPVEAASRRGGYVLDGFPRTVAQAEAAYRVAEPLGAAVRIALYLKAGRAELIRRLLARGAQTGRTDDTEQVISHRLDVFDEAAGPLLAYYSRRETLITIDGDQPVSQVTEAAIRRLDQARQQLGMPDISLAGTGGTHRTHDATISATTPARAAHAALSTRRHTGPGRL from the coding sequence ATGCGAGTACTCATGATCGGCCCGCCCGGTTGCGGCAAAGGCACCCAGTCGGTGCGCATCGCCGGCCACTACGGCATCGAGCACATCTCCAGCGGCGACCTGCTGCGCCGCCATGTCGCTGAGCGCACCACCATCGGGCGCACCGTCGAACAGTGCATGCAGCGCGGGGACCTCGTGCCCGACCACATCGTCATGGACATCCTGCGCAAACCCGTCGAGGCCGCCAGCCGCCGCGGCGGTTACGTCCTCGACGGCTTCCCGCGCACCGTCGCCCAAGCCGAAGCCGCCTACCGCGTCGCCGAGCCCCTCGGCGCCGCCGTGCGTATCGCGCTCTACCTCAAAGCCGGACGCGCCGAGCTGATCCGCCGGCTGCTCGCCCGCGGCGCCCAGACGGGCCGCACCGACGACACCGAACAGGTCATCAGTCACCGGCTCGACGTGTTCGACGAGGCCGCAGGCCCACTGCTGGCCTACTACAGCCGCCGCGAAACCCTGATCACCATCGACGGAGACCAGCCGGTGTCGCAGGTCACCGAAGCCGCGATCCGCCGCCTCGACCAGGCACGCCAGCAACTCGGCATGCCTGACATCAGCCTCGCCGGCACCGGTGGCACACACCGCACGCACGATGCCACCATCTCAGCCACCACGCCGGCCAGAGCCGCTCATGCAGCACTGTCCACGCGCCGGCACACCGGTCCAGGCCGTCTCTGA
- a CDS encoding transposase, translating into MVDYGVRFNFISCDRERVLSLPPDVRQWLPPQHLCGKVLAAVQKLDLSAFLAGYRADGQGHAAYPPDVVLSLVLYCYSKGIRSSRRIEAACLDDVGCRIIAANQQIDHATIARFLRRHRHRLESLFLQVLALCGRRGMVDLSAVAVDGSPMHANAARSSNRTLQQLEAVVADGEARIARSMTGLAPDTTTASAQPAGLRRVGRNELSWGPLARLGDRIARARTARDNLYERALPSSGEIQLKVEAAERMVARAEQRLAAVTAAHTTTLQAYARRTRQDQAVGRQRANGRPPVALHAKASVLRQRERLARAQAGLQNIRNPHPTPSPRTRASLTDPQSRLMLGKRGGYVQGYNVQIASTRNQLLLTIELQDNPSDMTALVPVVKRTQHNCAAAGIDGQVAAWLADSGYASAANFAALNDLPLFVSVTQEYRQTHSPHPPQPASVPAGQRDMAARLATPAGRELYARRSALVEPGFAQLFQRFGRHLHYRGATSVDAEIKLLGAVHNLNKLFRHDAKRPS; encoded by the coding sequence ATGGTCGACTATGGGGTGAGGTTCAACTTCATCTCTTGCGATCGTGAGCGCGTTCTCTCGCTCCCGCCCGATGTCCGGCAGTGGTTACCACCGCAGCACCTGTGCGGGAAGGTGCTCGCGGCGGTGCAGAAACTGGATTTGTCGGCGTTCCTGGCCGGATACCGTGCCGATGGACAGGGCCACGCAGCGTATCCACCGGATGTGGTGCTGTCGTTGGTGTTGTACTGCTACAGCAAGGGCATCCGTTCGTCACGGCGGATTGAGGCTGCCTGCCTCGACGATGTGGGCTGCCGGATCATCGCGGCCAACCAGCAAATCGACCATGCCACGATCGCGCGGTTTCTGCGTCGGCATCGCCACCGCCTGGAGTCGCTGTTTCTTCAGGTGCTGGCGTTGTGCGGCCGGCGAGGAATGGTGGACCTGTCCGCGGTCGCGGTGGACGGCTCGCCGATGCACGCCAACGCTGCCCGCTCGTCGAACCGCACGCTGCAGCAGTTGGAAGCCGTTGTCGCTGACGGCGAGGCGCGTATCGCCCGATCAATGACGGGCCTGGCGCCGGATACGACGACGGCGTCGGCCCAGCCCGCAGGCTTGCGGCGAGTAGGTCGCAACGAACTGTCGTGGGGACCATTGGCACGCCTCGGTGACCGGATCGCACGGGCCCGCACAGCTCGGGACAACTTGTATGAGCGGGCGTTGCCGTCGTCGGGCGAGATCCAGCTCAAGGTCGAGGCCGCCGAACGCATGGTGGCCCGAGCCGAGCAACGGCTGGCCGCGGTCACCGCCGCTCACACGACAACGCTGCAGGCCTACGCCCGTCGGACACGGCAGGACCAGGCCGTAGGACGCCAACGCGCCAACGGGCGCCCACCGGTGGCGTTGCACGCCAAAGCCTCAGTGCTACGCCAGCGGGAACGGCTCGCCAGGGCACAAGCAGGGCTGCAGAACATCCGCAATCCCCACCCGACGCCTTCGCCGAGGACCCGCGCCTCGCTCACCGATCCCCAGTCACGGCTCATGCTCGGTAAACGCGGCGGCTACGTGCAGGGCTACAACGTGCAGATCGCCTCCACCCGCAACCAACTGCTGCTCACCATCGAATTGCAGGACAACCCCTCGGACATGACCGCCTTGGTCCCGGTCGTGAAACGAACCCAGCACAACTGCGCCGCCGCAGGCATAGACGGCCAGGTGGCAGCATGGTTAGCCGACAGCGGGTACGCCAGCGCCGCCAACTTCGCAGCACTAAACGATCTTCCGCTGTTTGTATCGGTCACCCAGGAATACCGCCAGACACACAGCCCGCACCCACCGCAGCCCGCCAGCGTCCCTGCCGGTCAGCGCGACATGGCCGCCCGCCTGGCCACCCCCGCCGGCCGCGAGCTCTACGCCCGCCGCAGCGCCCTGGTCGAGCCCGGCTTCGCGCAACTCTTCCAACGCTTCGGACGCCATCTGCACTACCGCGGCGCGACCAGCGTCGACGCCGAGATCAAGCTGCTCGGCGCCGTGCACAACCTGAACAAGCTCTTCCGCCACGACGCGAAACGTCCGTCTTGA
- a CDS encoding GNAT family N-acetyltransferase: MTCTRLATLDDAPVLANLLRANREFLAPWEPLREDDYFTVEGQRAELQAALDRYEQGTGLPHLILDDSAGVIGRITLNGIVRGCFQSCSMGYWVSAAANGRGHASAAVRELVRLAFRELRLHRVQAETLLHNVRSRRVLERNGFLRFGTAPAYLKIAGQWQDHAMYQVVNTETR; the protein is encoded by the coding sequence GTGACGTGCACCCGGCTCGCTACCCTTGACGATGCCCCGGTCCTTGCGAACCTGCTGCGCGCCAACCGGGAATTCCTCGCGCCGTGGGAACCTCTGCGCGAGGATGACTACTTCACCGTCGAAGGCCAGCGCGCAGAGCTGCAGGCAGCGCTGGACAGGTACGAGCAGGGCACCGGACTGCCCCACCTCATCCTCGACGACTCCGCCGGCGTGATCGGTCGCATCACCCTCAACGGCATCGTTCGCGGCTGCTTCCAGTCCTGCAGCATGGGCTACTGGGTCAGCGCCGCCGCGAACGGGCGCGGCCACGCCAGCGCAGCCGTGCGGGAACTCGTGCGCCTGGCCTTCCGAGAGCTGCGGCTGCATCGCGTCCAGGCGGAGACCCTGCTGCACAACGTCAGGTCCCGGCGCGTGCTCGAGCGCAACGGCTTTCTTCGCTTCGGGACGGCCCCGGCCTATCTCAAGATTGCTGGACAGTGGCAGGACCACGCCATGTACCAGGTGGTGAACACCGAGACCAGGTGA
- a CDS encoding carbonic anhydrase, producing MPDFSASSPAEAYAMLLEGNARFVRGERLHPNQDADRRSQSAPGQRPFAVLFGCSDSRLAAEIIFDRGLGDLFVVRTAGHVAGAEVLGSIEYGVTVLGAPLVVVLGHDSCGAVTEASDAERGGTAPAGYLGDVVERVLPSVLAARAQGLTDIEQFVDEHIRRTVTGLVGRSLLLATEVSAGRCAVVGLSYRLAEGTVHRVAQQGLEP from the coding sequence ATGCCGGATTTCAGCGCGTCCTCACCAGCTGAGGCCTACGCCATGCTGCTGGAAGGCAATGCCCGCTTCGTGCGCGGCGAGCGGCTGCATCCGAACCAGGATGCCGACCGCCGATCACAGTCGGCGCCAGGACAGCGCCCGTTCGCTGTGCTTTTCGGCTGTTCGGATTCGCGGCTCGCCGCGGAAATCATCTTCGATCGCGGACTGGGAGACCTGTTCGTGGTGCGCACCGCCGGCCACGTCGCGGGCGCCGAGGTGCTGGGCAGCATCGAGTACGGGGTCACCGTGCTCGGCGCACCGCTCGTCGTCGTCCTCGGGCATGACTCCTGCGGCGCCGTTACCGAAGCCAGCGACGCGGAACGCGGAGGTACCGCACCGGCGGGCTACCTCGGAGACGTGGTGGAACGAGTCTTGCCCAGCGTGCTCGCCGCGCGGGCACAGGGCCTCACCGACATCGAGCAATTCGTGGACGAACACATCCGGCGAACTGTCACAGGGCTGGTGGGACGCTCACTGCTTTTGGCCACGGAGGTGTCCGCCGGGCGGTGCGCGGTCGTCGGCCTGTCCTACCGGCTCGCCGAGGGAACGGTCCACCGCGTAGCACAGCAAGGGCTCGAACCGTGA
- a CDS encoding Tn3 family transposase produces the protein MPDPGEAGAFRRAGSAIRVNVVESWNRANSVIFFGKGGDIATNRRDEQELSVLCLRVLQAALVYVNTLMVQDVLADEDWADQLTDADRRGLTPLFWTHVAPYGEVKLDMSSRLTLANAPHQP, from the coding sequence GTGCCGGACCCGGGCGAGGCGGGAGCGTTCCGCCGAGCAGGGTCGGCCATCCGGGTGAACGTCGTCGAGTCCTGGAACCGGGCCAACAGCGTGATCTTCTTCGGCAAGGGCGGCGACATCGCCACCAACCGCCGCGACGAGCAGGAACTGTCCGTGCTGTGCCTGCGCGTGCTGCAGGCCGCCCTGGTCTACGTCAACACCCTGATGGTCCAGGACGTCCTCGCCGACGAGGACTGGGCCGACCAGCTCACCGACGCCGACCGGCGCGGCCTCACGCCGCTGTTCTGGACCCACGTCGCCCCGTACGGCGAGGTGAAACTCGACATGAGTAGCCGGCTGACCTTGGCGAACGCGCCGCACCAGCCATGA